One stretch of Eretmochelys imbricata isolate rEreImb1 chromosome 1, rEreImb1.hap1, whole genome shotgun sequence DNA includes these proteins:
- the SMCO3 gene encoding single-pass membrane and coiled-coil domain-containing protein 3, with protein sequence MALSDLLYPDNPKRRQEVIRLHQELLDCMLVNFHATDELIAVLNAHLGCTIAQIKMEKGGTIKENCDIIIQAMSEIQQEVWKIDKEMKEMLEPMLYQKLYDIKEPEMEKIAIAHKVFSIVLGEATSIAGMVAVKLIGSNMIIIAVNKLVTLLAQIGASVLGGIGVAILGLGIDMILQAILGAVERDQLLGIVKSYEEHLVEFKAASEKYQRAITEVTSMVKCKIK encoded by the coding sequence ATGGCTCTGAGTGACCTCCTCTACCCAGATAACCCGAAGAGACGTCAAGAAGTGATCCGTCTGCACCAGGAGCTGCTGGACTGCATGTTGGTTAATTTCCATGCCACGGATGAACTGATTGCAGTACTGAATGCACACTTGGGGTGTACAATTGCCCAGATTAAGATGGAAAAGGGTGGCACAATCAAGGAAAACTGTGACATTATCATCCAAGCCATGAGTGAGATCCAACAGGAAGTATGGAAGATTGACAAAGAAATGAAGGAAATGCTGGAGCCAATGCTGTACCAAAAGCTTTATGATATCAAAGAGCCAGAGATGGAGAAAATTGCAATAGCACACAAAGTTTTTTCGATTGTTCTAGGAGAAGCTACTTCCATTGCTGGTATggtagctgtaaaactaatcggCTCAAATATGATAATTATTGCTGTTAATAAGCTGGTCACTCTGCTAGCCCAGATTGGTGCTTCTGTTCTTGGAGGTATTGGTGTTGCCATTCTTGGGCTAGGTATTGACATGATCCTCCAGGCCATCCTGGGAGCAGTTGAGAGGGATCAACTTCTGGGAATTGTTAAAAGTTATGAGGAGCATCTGGTCGAATTTAAGGCAGCCTCAGAAAAATATCAGCGTGCCATAACTGAAGTAACATCTATGGtgaaatgtaaaattaaatga
- the ART4 gene encoding ecto-ADP-ribosyltransferase 4 isoform X2, whose amino-acid sequence MTADLLSFLLLLIFSLLRLTRGEKAVSHILMDMAPDSFDDQYQGCCEQVMEELDRGDYFQKELGNNKNYSSIWEKAKLVWSKKPMALLREMQENHAVALMAYTMNTSLHSDLNWAVSRAGRSPEHYTHSFPFKYLHFYLTTAIQLVRRWKSGITRKKCYQVHRGVKGLYFEAELGTKVRFGRFTSTSLLRKEAQRFGNETIFTMKTCLGAVVEHFSHYFYEREVLIPPYEIFQVRNFSRTPSGNHLYLFSVGNYSQYNCQLLKALL is encoded by the exons ATGACAGCTGATCTACTGAGCTTCCTGCTGTTGCTGATCTTCTCCCTGCTGAGGCTGACGAGAGGTGAAAAG GCCGTGTCCCACATTCTCATGGATATGGCACCAGATTCCTTTGATGACCAGTACCAGGGTTGCTGTGAGCAGGTAATGGAAGAACTGGACCGAGGAGACTATTTCCAAAAGGAATTGGGTAATAATAAGAACTATTCCAGCATCTGGGAGAAAGCAAAGCTGGTCTGGTCAAAAAAGCCAATGGCTCTGCTGAGGGAGATGCAGGAGAATCACGCCGTAGCCCTCATGGCTTACACCATGAACACCTCGCTGCACTCTGATTTGAACTGGGCTGTCTCCAGAGCTGGGAGATCCCCAGAGCACTACACACACAGCTTCCCTTTCAAATACCTCCACTTCTACCTGACTACAGCCATCCAATTGGTGAGGAGATGGAAGAGTGGCATCACAAGAAAAAAGTGTTACCAGGTGCACCGGGGGGTAAAAGGCCTGTATTTTGAGGCTGAGTTGGGCACCAAAGTGCGGTTTGGCCGCTTCACCTCTACTTCACTCCTCCGGAAGGAAGCACAGAGATTTGGGAATGAAACAATATTCACCATGAAGACTTGCTTAGGGGCAGTTGTGGAACACTTCTCCCACTACTTCTATGAGAGGGAGGTCCTCATCCCACCCTATGAGATATTCCAGGTCAGAAACTTCAGCCGAACACCAAGTGGTAACCACCTCTATCTGTTCTCTGTGGGAAATTACAGCCAATACAACTGCCAGCTCCTGAAAG ctcttctctga
- the ART4 gene encoding ecto-ADP-ribosyltransferase 4 isoform X3 gives MDMAPDSFDDQYQGCCEQVMEELDRGDYFQKELGNNKNYSSIWEKAKLVWSKKPMALLREMQENHAVALMAYTMNTSLHSDLNWAVSRAGRSPEHYTHSFPFKYLHFYLTTAIQLVRRWKSGITRKKCYQVHRGVKGLYFEAELGTKVRFGRFTSTSLLRKEAQRFGNETIFTMKTCLGAVVEHFSHYFYEREVLIPPYEIFQVRNFSRTPSGNHLYLFSVGNYSQYNCQLLKASSSKSCIHTPPVTAFLSCVISAFFYSTRQ, from the exons ATGGATATGGCACCAGATTCCTTTGATGACCAGTACCAGGGTTGCTGTGAGCAGGTAATGGAAGAACTGGACCGAGGAGACTATTTCCAAAAGGAATTGGGTAATAATAAGAACTATTCCAGCATCTGGGAGAAAGCAAAGCTGGTCTGGTCAAAAAAGCCAATGGCTCTGCTGAGGGAGATGCAGGAGAATCACGCCGTAGCCCTCATGGCTTACACCATGAACACCTCGCTGCACTCTGATTTGAACTGGGCTGTCTCCAGAGCTGGGAGATCCCCAGAGCACTACACACACAGCTTCCCTTTCAAATACCTCCACTTCTACCTGACTACAGCCATCCAATTGGTGAGGAGATGGAAGAGTGGCATCACAAGAAAAAAGTGTTACCAGGTGCACCGGGGGGTAAAAGGCCTGTATTTTGAGGCTGAGTTGGGCACCAAAGTGCGGTTTGGCCGCTTCACCTCTACTTCACTCCTCCGGAAGGAAGCACAGAGATTTGGGAATGAAACAATATTCACCATGAAGACTTGCTTAGGGGCAGTTGTGGAACACTTCTCCCACTACTTCTATGAGAGGGAGGTCCTCATCCCACCCTATGAGATATTCCAGGTCAGAAACTTCAGCCGAACACCAAGTGGTAACCACCTCTATCTGTTCTCTGTGGGAAATTACAGCCAATACAACTGCCAGCTCCTGAAAG CTTCAAGCAGCAAGAGCTGTATCCACACTCCTCCAGTCACTGCCTTTCTTTCTTGTGTGATCAGTGCTTTCTTCTACTCCACCAGACAGTGA
- the ART4 gene encoding ecto-ADP-ribosyltransferase 4 isoform X1 translates to MTADLLSFLLLLIFSLLRLTRGEKAVSHILMDMAPDSFDDQYQGCCEQVMEELDRGDYFQKELGNNKNYSSIWEKAKLVWSKKPMALLREMQENHAVALMAYTMNTSLHSDLNWAVSRAGRSPEHYTHSFPFKYLHFYLTTAIQLVRRWKSGITRKKCYQVHRGVKGLYFEAELGTKVRFGRFTSTSLLRKEAQRFGNETIFTMKTCLGAVVEHFSHYFYEREVLIPPYEIFQVRNFSRTPSGNHLYLFSVGNYSQYNCQLLKASSSKSCIHTPPVTAFLSCVISAFFYSTRQ, encoded by the exons ATGACAGCTGATCTACTGAGCTTCCTGCTGTTGCTGATCTTCTCCCTGCTGAGGCTGACGAGAGGTGAAAAG GCCGTGTCCCACATTCTCATGGATATGGCACCAGATTCCTTTGATGACCAGTACCAGGGTTGCTGTGAGCAGGTAATGGAAGAACTGGACCGAGGAGACTATTTCCAAAAGGAATTGGGTAATAATAAGAACTATTCCAGCATCTGGGAGAAAGCAAAGCTGGTCTGGTCAAAAAAGCCAATGGCTCTGCTGAGGGAGATGCAGGAGAATCACGCCGTAGCCCTCATGGCTTACACCATGAACACCTCGCTGCACTCTGATTTGAACTGGGCTGTCTCCAGAGCTGGGAGATCCCCAGAGCACTACACACACAGCTTCCCTTTCAAATACCTCCACTTCTACCTGACTACAGCCATCCAATTGGTGAGGAGATGGAAGAGTGGCATCACAAGAAAAAAGTGTTACCAGGTGCACCGGGGGGTAAAAGGCCTGTATTTTGAGGCTGAGTTGGGCACCAAAGTGCGGTTTGGCCGCTTCACCTCTACTTCACTCCTCCGGAAGGAAGCACAGAGATTTGGGAATGAAACAATATTCACCATGAAGACTTGCTTAGGGGCAGTTGTGGAACACTTCTCCCACTACTTCTATGAGAGGGAGGTCCTCATCCCACCCTATGAGATATTCCAGGTCAGAAACTTCAGCCGAACACCAAGTGGTAACCACCTCTATCTGTTCTCTGTGGGAAATTACAGCCAATACAACTGCCAGCTCCTGAAAG CTTCAAGCAGCAAGAGCTGTATCCACACTCCTCCAGTCACTGCCTTTCTTTCTTGTGTGATCAGTGCTTTCTTCTACTCCACCAGACAGTGA